One genomic segment of Brevibacillus laterosporus LMG 15441 includes these proteins:
- a CDS encoding serine hydrolase domain-containing protein, giving the protein MLSIESIDAIIQQTFDETRIPGFTIAVLKGEEVVYAKGFGSINKEEGGTPVTCDTIFRIGSLGKPLTGSAIMRLVEAGKVELDIPIINYIPEFRLSDPEAARKVTLRMLLNHTAGFPDGGDMVGKRDLGALGEYVREEISQLTLMAPPGFLHSYSNHHLNLAGYVAERVTGQFFPEFMKEWLFDPLQMSRTLYDPLVAFTYSLALAHDRHPDGSLRVQHNFPENAANYPSYFAMSTVNDLARFALMHLNRGRVGQTQILSPESIEEMHSLQADRFTLSGLASGLTFFRDTYKGVQMIRHAGAISTYNSAILLVPEQKVGVITLSSQDYGWTEAHEILDQMLELPKQMPKVFAAASFQEPPVDKSQWSSYEGTYIGFLKGAAQVRMSDNELYLNLNGEERQLCYVREHFFITYDDEQEPLDHIGFIPKDGEAAPYIMVNSSACQRTTERLYQSDSSLWYKFEGDYTDNVLNFSFRVDDRGPVLIDEDTETVCVPLKDNLFYVDEFGLMEFTEEEEGMMLTFQNTWRYVKA; this is encoded by the coding sequence ATGCTATCTATTGAAAGCATTGATGCAATTATTCAGCAAACGTTTGACGAAACACGCATCCCAGGTTTTACAATAGCCGTTCTCAAGGGTGAGGAAGTCGTCTATGCTAAGGGCTTTGGCAGTATTAACAAGGAAGAAGGGGGGACCCCTGTAACTTGCGATACAATTTTCCGCATTGGCTCTTTGGGGAAGCCACTTACTGGAAGTGCCATCATGCGGCTTGTAGAAGCGGGGAAGGTAGAGCTCGATATACCGATTATAAATTACATACCTGAATTCCGTCTTAGCGATCCAGAGGCCGCTAGGAAAGTAACATTGCGTATGCTACTCAACCATACGGCAGGATTTCCAGACGGTGGTGATATGGTTGGCAAGCGTGATCTAGGGGCATTAGGGGAATATGTCCGGGAAGAAATCTCTCAATTAACCCTAATGGCACCACCAGGATTTTTGCATTCCTATAGCAATCACCATTTGAATCTGGCGGGATATGTAGCAGAACGGGTGACGGGTCAGTTTTTTCCAGAATTCATGAAAGAATGGTTATTTGATCCTCTTCAAATGAGCCGGACTTTGTATGATCCTTTGGTAGCTTTCACCTATTCATTGGCGCTTGCCCATGACCGCCATCCTGACGGTTCTTTACGCGTTCAGCATAACTTTCCAGAAAACGCAGCGAATTACCCGTCCTACTTTGCGATGTCAACGGTAAATGATTTAGCTAGATTTGCCCTTATGCATCTGAATAGGGGGCGTGTTGGTCAGACACAGATTCTTTCGCCAGAATCCATCGAAGAGATGCATTCGCTACAGGCGGACCGCTTCACCCTGTCTGGATTGGCAAGCGGACTTACATTTTTTAGGGATACTTACAAGGGAGTTCAGATGATAAGGCACGCCGGGGCAATCAGCACATACAACAGTGCAATTCTTCTTGTACCGGAACAAAAAGTAGGTGTCATAACTCTTTCCTCGCAGGATTATGGCTGGACAGAGGCACATGAGATTCTTGACCAAATGCTTGAGCTACCTAAGCAAATGCCGAAAGTTTTTGCAGCAGCCAGCTTCCAGGAACCGCCCGTGGATAAATCGCAATGGTCAAGCTATGAAGGAACGTATATCGGTTTTCTCAAGGGCGCGGCTCAGGTGCGAATGTCTGATAATGAGCTGTATTTGAATTTGAATGGCGAAGAAAGACAACTATGTTACGTCAGAGAGCATTTTTTTATCACCTACGATGACGAACAGGAACCGCTCGATCATATCGGTTTTATTCCTAAAGACGGGGAAGCTGCTCCGTACATCATGGTCAACAGTTCCGCATGCCAAAGAACGACCGAACGTCTGTATCAATCTGATTCATCCCTGTGGTATAAGTTTGAAGGGGATTACACGGACAACGTTCTCAATTTTTCATTCCGAGTGGATGATAGAGGCCCTGTTTTAATTGATGAGGACACCGAGACGGTTTGTGTTCCTCTTAAGGATAATCTGTTCTATGTAGATGAATTTGGATTAATGGAGTTTACGGAAGAAGAAGAAGGTATGATGCTTACTTTTCAGAATACCTGGCGATATGTAAAGGCGTAA
- the fabD gene encoding ACP S-malonyltransferase yields the protein MKKLAMMFSGQGSQYAGMGLDLYTDFEIARQAFEEASDTLGFDLKKCCEQSSREELTRTEIAQPAILTVSVSAFRVFMQEFGIEPSYLAGHSLGEYSALVCAEALSFQDAVLLVSKRGQFMQEAVSPGEGSMVAVRNIPATLVADMCHSVSEGQKAVEIACYNSLHEVVIAGHREAVSRVSEMIKRQGAQLISLQVSAPFHCMLMKPAAERLHAELVKVNVDTLKWPVYSNVTGKPYDDQACIAELLTRQMTEPVKWAQIMQDAHDQGVELAIEFGPKTVLRNLTRKNVPTLRAFSFDEPSDRQKLEEEFPTVVQTCIRIGICTKNRNNDEAAYQKGFVQPYHRLQELGHKLKECGRRPDLGEIDEAMKCLQMMLAAKQTPLEEQERRMDQLYQITGYKQKGCVNSIHVEV from the coding sequence GTGAAAAAGCTCGCCATGATGTTCTCGGGACAAGGCTCCCAATATGCAGGAATGGGCTTGGATTTGTATACAGACTTTGAAATTGCTCGGCAGGCGTTTGAAGAAGCAAGTGATACCTTGGGATTTGACCTAAAAAAGTGCTGTGAGCAAAGCAGTCGGGAAGAACTAACACGTACGGAAATAGCACAGCCAGCCATTCTGACCGTAAGCGTGTCGGCATTTCGGGTGTTCATGCAAGAGTTTGGAATCGAGCCATCCTATCTAGCCGGTCATAGTCTGGGTGAATATTCTGCTCTGGTTTGCGCAGAAGCCCTTTCGTTTCAGGATGCTGTTCTACTTGTTTCCAAAAGAGGACAGTTCATGCAGGAAGCGGTTTCGCCGGGTGAAGGAAGTATGGTAGCTGTACGTAATATCCCCGCTACCCTAGTAGCTGACATGTGCCACAGCGTATCTGAGGGACAGAAGGCAGTGGAGATCGCTTGTTACAATTCTTTGCATGAGGTGGTGATTGCCGGTCATCGGGAGGCAGTCAGCAGGGTGAGCGAGATGATAAAGCGACAAGGTGCGCAGCTTATCTCGTTACAGGTAAGTGCTCCCTTTCATTGCATGCTGATGAAGCCAGCAGCCGAACGATTACATGCTGAGCTTGTGAAGGTCAATGTTGATACATTGAAATGGCCGGTTTATTCCAATGTGACTGGAAAGCCGTATGATGATCAAGCTTGCATTGCCGAGTTACTGACTAGACAAATGACTGAGCCAGTCAAATGGGCGCAAATTATGCAGGATGCTCATGACCAAGGAGTAGAACTTGCTATTGAGTTCGGGCCAAAAACGGTGCTTCGTAATCTGACAAGGAAAAACGTTCCGACACTTAGGGCTTTTTCCTTTGATGAACCATCAGATCGTCAAAAGCTTGAAGAGGAATTTCCGACTGTGGTGCAGACGTGCATCCGGATTGGTATCTGCACAAAGAATCGTAACAATGACGAAGCAGCATACCAAAAAGGATTTGTGCAGCCGTATCATAGATTGCAAGAGCTTGGGCATAAGCTGAAGGAGTGTGGAAGACGACCTGATTTGGGGGAAATAGACGAGGCGATGAAGTGCTTGCAGATGATGCTAGCTGCAAAACAGACGCCTTTGGAGGAACAGGAAAGAAGAATGGATCAATTGTATCAGATCACGGGATACAAACAAAAAGGATGCGTTAATTCTATACATGTGGAGGTTTGA